The segment ttccacacccgagcccccgatgaaggttctacgctaccgagatccccgagaagcttGAAGACGCAACATTCTgcagttgaagttctgctcgactctagtctcactctcttcaaaccgaacaactgagttcatacccctacttttcaagtcttttcatgttttagggggaaaATACAAGTGCAATACAAGAAAACGTATTGTTTTATGTAAATATAAATACGACCTCTATCTTATTATTattcgataccaacatcttactttatGTATAAAGTTTAGTAAttcaccaagttattttcaccaaatggaacatactgaaaaactataatgggtatagtttgcgagttattcatacaatcttacgtatacatcttgaaaaacgaaatactttcatctaaagtgaaataaagactttcttattgtaaatctatttatactaagtaatGTTAGATATTCAACCTCAACATACTCttaagtatgcatttcaagtcctgtattataagccataatctcttggaaggagagcgtgatacttgtgtatagatctatatgggattgacaaccccgcacctaaactgttagctacagttagaccggcaggtctggggtgacaaatgtcataacactacaacacctgaagaatgttgttataggttgtctgtgtcaatagtatggttataagactcacacgaaagtataaaaacaagcttgatttacgagactcatatatgcattcattatttacattattttgagtacaAAATTCATCTTTATCATTTAAGTACGAAAGATACTAACGCTCTCCAattttgggaacttttcaaacaatatgtggaaaatattggacTTTTTGGAAACTACGTTCATCTATTTTCTTCCAAACAGACATACTTTTTCAgtacaaaaatacttatgaactcaccaactttattgttgacactttttcgaaaccacttgtacttctcaggaaatcagtaatacaggtaattaccagcttttgaagaaggaacgctaaaggcgtttattatcaaacattctaaatcatcatattgtaatattcttttggaaacatgtataacgcaacaatgtacgtttttattatatatatgatggttgtgttactttctttatgatattcaattgttatggtactacgtgaagtcatctacccccgaatgtttccgccattctggtttgggggtgtgacagattggtattagagcattgtttatagtgaactaagtatattgaactacataagatatacaaactataaatgcaaagggaccaaaaaccctctgacaaaacattttcataaacaatatattttcttttaaaaatatacatttttacacgCATGCATCGGTCTTGTATCATaacaaagttttctaaaaagtattaagtcaagttgcgacactacgattgggcctcgaggtatgtaatcaaatcgagaataaatatagcctgatcgaCTATATTTATCCTAgttttgaccaacgtacgtcgaggaatggtcgtagtggacaacaagtcaaaaacttaccaaataaaattTCTAGACTTGcaaatttgaaatactataggagtattgttatAAAATATAAGGACAATGAAAAACCTGCACACCACAAGATATAGTTAAACTTAGGAtgtcgttaaatagaaatttcttttcttataaaattcttatacctatatcctagtacagacaaaatggctggattccatataCCGGGAGATCACTACTACCCAAACCAGGGTAACGGTGGATGGATAGAAGAAGATCCGAAAGAAGACCCATaggaaatcgaagaggaagtcggagaggaattcaaAGTCGACGAGGAagtcgaagaggaagaagagcctatagaggaggaagaggaagttacggatggaacagactccgagccggaagtaatcAACCCTCCCGCTCCTAGTCCTCCCGAAGTTAGAATGGGTTACCAAGGTCCCATTCCCATTTGGGGAAGCCATCTCTACCATTGGAGCCGTCaactaggtgtacgccctcccttcGGCATGTGTAGGgagttttacaatgtcagtgggggaggctcagccgaTCGAGCGCTTCCCGTTCTTGTGGGCACAATAGCCACCCAGAACTACCATTCGGACATGCAAGCGGCCAGAATTCGTGAGATTAATGCTGCTACACAGGGTAACGCCGCAAACATCTGTCGTCTGGACAGACTACACGAAGATACCCAACTCCACACAGGGACGCTTCAAAGCCAAATGTAGGCAGCACttgcagaaataagagagatgaaggaacaacaaacGGTTCTTGAGAGGCGTTTAATGGGAGTCAAACAAtcggatgccgagtctagctccaaacgcacaAAACGCTGCAAGTAGGACTTGCCCAACTAcaacaattttgatatagaataggacctcAGATAAAGTTTTTCTTACTTTCTTTGAACTTGTAATTGGAGACCTCTTaataggtcaaattttcctaaacaCGAAGAATTATGTAACGCACCGtatgtgtgacatatatatatatgaagtatttctttaCATACCTCTCGAAACTTATAGGATTATCTAAATTGCAATATCTACTTTGAAACCATTAACTAAAGtcaaaaaaaattacaagataTAACTAACCCTCTAGTGCGCGATTGTCAaatcattagaaacttatagtctttattattatttctctaccagaacatgcctcctcgtagatcatcaCACAGAAACTCAGCTCTAACACCACCTCTACCACCCCCTCCAACTATGGATGCACCTATGTTCCaagttgtataatgactccatacattatcCTTTCATCCTAGTTATTAACCATAACTCTTATGTCTCTTCTAACAAGTTTCTAACTCTTGTACTTCTTGACTGTTGGCGGTGCTTAATCTTGCACCCACTCTTTATCCTATGTTacactttcaattgtaaccttcaagtaaaaaaaatcaatccttattggagactccttcttcttcttaacaacttaagataagttctttcctTCAATTAGCATagtagaccgatgggtcatgttctaatgacctttcATCGTATGCTataacgcttagactcaggtcttttagagtcaaattctagaATGGAAGTTtgcttccttcatgttctaatgtgatataaccacattctagcatgtagcacttcaAGCAACAAACTCTTAGAACGCTCGTGAAACTTCTGgtgatcgcttcgattatctttccTATCAATCGCctggcttaagtcaaatgctaGATCGATTATGGTTCTCTtaaccatgtaacatactcatcttagtcggactcgatttgatatgaccactagggtcaaaatgacaatcatcttcttagtcattaccgaaacgatagtaacaacatacatgaataaaacaaaatcaactaGTAacgccttggtaaccttgtgactttccctgatccaattgtgagtcatgtgctttcggtaatataggcctctactatctttcacacctactcatactcgtcctaagtattgtctcgcagttcttcAAGTCACCATACAAGTATTTCAAATAGTCATTTAACACATCGGATAACATAACTAAGTTTtaaattatttcttgaaacgattacatagatgTTCAAGTTAACCCTACACTAGACCTCTTAATATGCTACACCACATGATACTATCTATATAGCTACTTCAGATCTCGATatttgggtgtgtgtgtgtgtgtgtatatatatatatatatatatatatatatatatatatatatatatatatatatagatcgtCTCTCCTGATCCCTTGTATTGTCAcatgcttcgtcaaggatcatctcGGATGCTGTTTCCTTTGGCTTTGGAGGCGCATTCGTTCTTGCTCCTTTATTTTTCTTCAGTcagtccctagaaatatgcccttcttcctTACATCCATAACACATCATATTGTTaaattcattggcataatgcccagttttcccacacttgaaacaagtcgcCTTCCTATGATATTTTCCAgaatgtttctttttgcacttctcacacAATTTTTCATTACCTCCTCTTCCTCCAAACTTTGAGCACATGTCgttcttgttggaccttgaagatccctcAAGTTTCCTcatctcgccaacttcaacctagATGGCGACCTCGTGAGTAGGTGTCTGGTGTATTTGCACTATAGGTTCATCCTTATTTGGCTGAAGTAAATGCCTTGTCTCTTCCATCTGACAATCGAAAATCTTCTGCATAGTTTCTTTTACCCATTCCATCAtgattggctcgggtgcagcTGCTACTTTTGGTGCACGCTCAATCACGTGTGGCACACGCTGCGGGTTACCGCATTCCAATACGCTTCGAGTTCTCACCATGTCAATCTACACACCAAATCAGACGTTTGGTGTGTAGTGACGACAATTTAGATAgcgaaagctttatttacgatagacgtataaataccCTTATCACTCCGAATAGTTACATGCCATTtttaatatcgtaattaaacatttagaaatctaAGCATATAAAGTTtacagatccggtcgacaacagaccatagatcagatcaaataataacatataaaacatctttatagctataacataattcatttagcacataaaagcaactTAGGTATCtttcctaaataagctagtggttgtgtctattcaggtgtactagTTAagatatattagacacactcctcatgaTCATTACTTATAAATCTAAGTTGAAGTCTAGAAATTTCGTACAAaatcctagttcgcttaaactaattctctgataccaactgtgacatccacaAACTCATGgtcattttttaaaaattttatttatgcttattcgaaaatcagagtattcattttaaagaacaataatgtggaatttgttcctagaaaaaatgataaatatattatcaaagcattctgaagatatgtatttttttatattaaaactttgggatgtcatcttcAATATAGAAACACAAGCGTAAACAGACCTCACATTCATTTAAACTAGAGATTTACGTCTCCTTTAATCTCtaagtgtaatgtagcttcgtatcgacacctgtgatacaaataaactgagtgggtcaggttgggaaacctggtgagtacatagagttttcaacccacaataaaattataattatgttgCATCAGCAAACAATTAACCcgaatacccatccccattatcttttttATTCTTAAGTATATTCCCTAAGAATCATCAAATCCTCAATATTTATTCCTAACaattttcctaaggaataggcacgcaATCTATCGTTTTCAAGGTTTATTTAAAatgcactaagtctatagctgccgaTGTTTTCTGTTAGGCACtatgtccatagctaccaatgttcatatatagggcactaaatccatagttgccaaCGTTTATTTGTAaggaactaagtccatagctactaaTGTTTATTTGTGAAGCATTAAGTCCATAGCTACAAGGGTTTTTAAAGTACATaaggtgaacacatcattcacaccACCTACCGGTTGTGAGACtgttagcgttccactggactgtcttgaatagtctgtggttgtcatctaaaaCTTGCTAGATGACTTGTCCATCACTTAGGTCATGGCATCTCAacatctttcacctctcatcatctatatcatctttcatctctcatctcatctttcatctacccatcataattataggtataaagtaagtatacaatttaaatcgaataaaacatgtatattttgttcatatagcataagaacatcgataatatgcacacatagcatttaatttatattaaagatttcatatctatgtgtaagatgaaagtaactgtACACTCACTTGTTAtagtgatgactcgaaattcggacaacacttcgcttctaacaatcgtCTTTTTCTTCGATGAAAAACGACATTATTATTGCTcatttttagtctaatattttttGTGACTAATTAAGTCAAGGTCTACAAGAAATattttttataagtgttaaacaatatttttcaactactatgtacagataggggccatacatgaaacaccggagggaggaccattttggcatttaagctattttgaaatccaacaaccctatgcgcccttcaaaccagattccccgtaccgcgagcaATTAAAAAGTATTATAATAAACTTTTCATATTTTATAATACTTACATATATTTTtgataggttcataataatgataatgaacttaaatataagctatacttatagtagggtaagcataactcacttacaagggggtttggctaggaaccgTGCCTTGCACGGGCCGAACTTCTGagccaaaagctcttcttctcggagccaatGCTTCTGGACTCACCTCTAACATTTAGGAAGTGCTTTGCAAGGGGAGGGATAGTTTTGGAGTATTGAGAGAGACAGAATGGCAAAAGTGTGAAGAAGAATGAGGTAGCTCGCAGCTACGGACTACGTTGGGCATAATCCTCGGAGTATGCTGCGCATACGAGGCCTACGCTATGTGTATGAGGGGGAAGGTGTCAGCTCCGCATGCGATGCCTTGGGGAGAAAATAAGGGCCGAGATTATGCCATGTGTCCCCCTTCGCATTAGCCTATTCTTGACTTATAAATTctgtaacttttgcatatgaactccgtttttgacgttctttatatccacgagtagATGGCGACATAATCTTCCACTTTCGTTTGGATactgtcagctaattttgaccttatttttaaatttatattttaacagacttagataactaaaattcattaaaaattcataattttgtcatccgatgtccattttcatctgtctttaTATTGTTGCGCTCATATTAACgaaatcttcgattttcgtttagattgtgtcagctaaaaatcgatcgatctaaaattcaaattttatgttGTGCACTTCtatgcaaaatcttagaaaaatcataactttctcatacagagccagattttgacgttctttttatgcacgctctcggtctaacatatactatgactttcgtttagatcactaaggcgaaagtaatttatcaaaaattcactttttacgttacgtgGTTCCGTGCCGGTTTAACCAAAAAAcatcgacaagtcataacttcttcgttataacttcaattacaatgttctttatatgtaccgaACCCTTGTGGTATATACTATAACATggtcaagattatttattctaaattagcttgtataaaaaaaaagttatatttgATGTTTATCATCTCGAAATTGACTAGACcgaatctgcaggcgttacaattatctccaccTTAGGTGATTACGTCCTAGAATcgtcaacgaaacagggcttgtataatgactccgtaTGTTATATTTTCATCATAACTAGTAACCGTAACTCTTATGTCTTTCCTAATGAgattctaactcttggacttcttgactgttggtggtgctcaatcttgcacccacTCTTTATCCAATGTTAGACTTTACATTGTAACCTTCGACTTAAAAAATCAATCCTTATTGGAGACTGCTTCTTCTTAACAAATTAATATAAGTGTTTTCCTTCAATTACCATAATAGACCGATggatcatgttctaatgacctctcatcgtatgatgcaacgcatAGACTcaagtcttttagagtcaaattccagaatggaagtttccttccttcatgttctaatatgATATAACCACATTCTAGCATGTAACACATCTAGCTACAAACTCTTACAACAATCGCAATACTTCTAATGAttgcttcgattatctttcacttcaatcgtCTGGCTTAAATCAGATGTTACATCGATCTTGATTCTctaaaccacataacatactcatcttagtcgtACTCTATTTGATATGAACACTAGGGTCGGAATGACAATCATCTTCTTATTCATTATAGAAACGATTGTAACGACAtacattaattaaacaaaatcaattactagcacctttgtaaccttgtgactttccttgatccaagtgcgagtcatgtgttttcagtagtatatgcctctactatctttcaaaactactcatactcgtcccaagtattgtcttgcagttCCTCAAGTCATCATACAAGTATTTCACATTGTCATTTAACACATCGGATAACATAActaagttttatattatttcttgaaacgattagatagatgttcaagttcaccctacactAGACCTgttaataggctacaccacatgacactatatatatatatatatatatatatatatatatatatatatatatagctactTCATATCCCGatctttggatatatatatatatatatatatatatatatatatatatatatatatatatatatatatatatattcctgatCCCTTGCATTGTCActtgcttcgtcaaggatcatctgGCTTTGGAGGCGCATTCGTTCTTGctcctttatttttcttttggcagtccctagaaatatgACTTTCTTCCTTACATCCATAACACATCCTCTTGTTAAATTCATTCGCGTAATGCCCAATTTTCCCACACTTCAAACAAGTCACCTTCCTACGATATTTtctagagtgtttctttttgcacttctcaccCAATTTTTCATTACCACTTCCTCCTCCAGAGTTTGAGAACATGTAGTTCTTGTTGGACCTTAAAtatccctcaaatttcctcttgtCGCCAACTTCAACCCAGATGGCTGCTTCATGAGTAGTTTCCTGGCGTATTAGCACATTCGGTTCGTCGTTATTTGGTTGAAGTAAATGCATTGCTTCTTCCATATGACGATCCTGCATCATTgcttttgaagggttttgagcattctaacactcctatggtgtagatGTAACCTTAgattctttggatctatgttttctctaattatacatgcaatattatttccaaagcattaagcctacaactagcatacaaatgacatAAACATCATAGAAATGAGCAACATAATTagctctttgttgtagcttgtagttttggcctttacgagcttagcaccaataatgtcaatgcctcaagtggaatcacaacacacctttagACGAAGGATGAATTTTGAGAGAATATGGTGTACACAAATCGGTTATGGCTCTCCAAGAACATTGGAGTCGATCTAGTCCCGATTTCACCAACaaggggtttcttatatagtgtggcacaactagggttacaccttgtaaaacctaatatgcatgactttccacattccttaggctccgtgggttttaacctccatggagtatccatgggtcaccacatgggtttagcccaacataaagaactatggatcataagcccactttataagaatgaatgatttacacaatcaatacccatatatttaactactctcttttgatcacaaaattaataccatattaattctttatcaatacaaattaaataatatgatttcgtattaatatattagaacttataatatattaataaatcataaataacctcttatcaaaattccatcctatcaaattgtcctggtgatatgcaacccaaatggacgtaGCTTCtcttgtcacacccctgaaccagacggcggaaacgtccgagggctcgcgtgactttaattgaaaatcatcacagtgaatataaatgaatcataacataagcatcacactgcatcaatatattacaactggaattgttcacatcaagtacattattTCATCACTACACATTCATAACCTAAATAGTTTGAGTACATTTAACAACATgacatctaacattacttcttTTAAATCTTCCGCTTACATgttacctgaaaatacaagttattttggaaaaacgtcaacatacgaaatgttggtgagttcataagcaatgttgtggtaAAATGATCTGTGtattttgtaaaacccagaaaatccgatattttctgaaaagacttttgaatatcaaagtgtgaagatccataagttgatgcatgaatgattttaaaaacatatatatatatatatatatatatatatatatatatatatatatatatatatatatatatatatatatatatatatatatatatatatatatatatatatatatatataacggtaTTTTGTAATATTGTTATAAAGTTTCGAACAAGTAGTATtaaattccccggaaaacccgttgttttccgatgttgaaatgtattcgtaattactgatttttgtattgtcttaaagAATGATTATTGGTTAATCCATATTATATACCTTCCTAATTTTtatctactttgatttctcgtaagccttaacaaatgaagagaagaggagtattatgtcccactactatcgtaagaaCCTTAGGCTGTCGTAGATGCGAAAGACACCATGGTCCAACTCGCACTTGATTACTGTACCCTTACTAGCTTTTCTCAcgggacactttggcccactagcacataaaactattgaaagtccttttctaaaatattgggtcattgatggcccaataacatataagcgttatccctttgggtccaaagatcatgttggtgggcttgcgAGGCCCAACAAGTATactttgaaactcataagcccaaagtttgtagattTATTCCTTTTGGTCATCACATATCTATTTGAGAGTTTTGTTTTAgcgattgttgttttgtattgattcgagaccgaatcaattcgtttataacgatatttggtattgaaggtgtatttgtttttcgttttCTCGCTAGTCGGATATCTTGTaatttgtcttaatgaattaatttgtttagaagtatgactttgaccttttcactacctttcttttataaaaataatacttttagtcctttgtataaaagaatttcatttttagtccttaaaaacattttcttgacacttttgtatcataaacttgttgaaaagacatttttggaatttaaaagcatttttgacctttgaaatagttttatttcacttcatgTCCCCTGTTTTAAAGAATGTTACAATTCAACCCCTTAAAACTTTaattttcgcaatttttgggcttattgggccgaaaagcccaaacttatcccattaagctaaatttttgcattttaagtcctttgaaaattatAATATTCAGGAAATTGATTATAGAAATTGTTTTGGCTCTTTTCACCCTCAAGAAAACCGTGAGTTTATagtttttaacccaagttttgtatttttgacaatttaagtcctaaaatgggttttatgttaaaatatatCCCTGATAACCTTTTAAGCTATTTTTATTAGTTAGTTTAGTGTAAAATAATTTAGTTGATGTTTGTTTCTTTTCTCATGTCATAAATCTCGAATTATCACCCCTTTTTGTTCGTATTTACCACAAAAACACATAAtatcacacatacatgcataaaatcacacatagcatacacatacacatagatctacacattttcttgtattctcccccataaaacatatgaaaaaccGAAAaggaggggtatgaagctcaccttgagttgtaggtTCGGTTGGAAGAAGAATAGAAGaagaaatttcgatcctagcaagtcttcttggagGATTTCGAAgttagatgcttctaaggtgcaagatcacaagattgaatggattCAGAAGAGatttttttgatgaaatgaagtagctagatcatggatttaacatcaacttaccttagttaatgtgtttgtgggaaaaatCCCCTTGAAAGCTCTTAAATCTCGAAAGTTTTGAAGGAGAAATGAGAAGATGTTCTTGAAGACTTGGAGAGAGTTTTAAGTgttttgtatgtgtgtgttttcccttGCTCCCGGCCGAAGATAGAATAGAGAGAGAAGAGGGAGTTTTGAAGTGACCATGCATAGGAACATGAGAAAAATGCATTGTTCTCCGATGAACAATTGTGAGGTGGCATAAGAAAAAGTCAACTCTTTCtttctttgtgggcttgggccgagatttgagagggaaagaggagatttttgggctttttgtccTTAAGCCCATATTCTAGTTAAGTTAGATGATGCTTGACTCAAATgaatcaaagtataatttttatgacctattagggctaaattaatttggttgtgacgcattaaggcccaaaatattatgtttcatgtatatgagtccat is part of the Lactuca sativa cultivar Salinas chromosome 7, Lsat_Salinas_v11, whole genome shotgun sequence genome and harbors:
- the LOC111905823 gene encoding uncharacterized protein LOC111905823, giving the protein MNSSERKKIERFIWGLTSPIQRNVIAAKPETFDSDKRLAKKLYDHNNKNSRKPAEVEGKKEDDNKKGKNNKRKGRQGSESAKKQQTVTVNAATPQDRHMEEAMHLLQPNNDEPNVLIRQETTHEAAIWVEVGDKRKFEGYLRSNKNYMFSNSGGGSGNEKLGEKCKKKHSRKYRRKVTCLKCGKIGHYANEFNKRMCYGCKEESHISRDCQKKNKGARTNAPPKPDDP